From a single Brassica rapa cultivar Chiifu-401-42 chromosome A01, CAAS_Brap_v3.01, whole genome shotgun sequence genomic region:
- the LOC103847628 gene encoding TIR domain-containing protein isoform X1 produces the protein MIANTNLELPDVVGQICYVQGSDFTKETNRVVIRLFIDPVFLNYRGDQLRYGFVSHLIDAFERYGIMFFIDKHEQRGKDLTNLFVRMKESKIALVIFSSRYAESSWCMDELVNIKKRAEKGKLEVIPIFYKVRAKDVRAQAGKFGDKFWALAKVSSGDQIKKWKDALECISNKMGLSLRDKSSSEADFIKGIVKEVERVRTATVRGGAQSHHCIKFIPNKRIKISKKFPEDEAKSVEIAHMNFSNATGEEEPSQEVLVLNHDFVK, from the exons ATGATTGCGAACACAAACCTAGAACTCCCGG ATGTGGTTGGACAAATCTGTTATGTCCAGGGCTCTGACTTCACCAAAGAAACAAATCGAGTCGTTATCCGTCTCTTCATTGATCC TGTGTTCCTCAATTATCGAGGAGACCAGTTACGCTATGGGTTCGTCAGTCACCTTATAGACGCCTTTGAGAGATACGGGATCATGTTCTTTATAGATAAACACGAGCAAAGGGGCAAAGATTTGACAAACCTCTTTGTAAGGATGAAAGAGTCTAAGATCGCGCTGGTAATCTTCTCTAGCAG GTACGCAGAGTCCAGCTGGTGCATGGATGAGCTTGTGAATATAAAGAAACGTGCAGAGAAAGGAAAGCTCGAAGTTATTCCCATTTTTTACAAGGTTAGGGCAAAAGATGTGAGAGCACAAGCAGGCAAGTTTGGTGACAAATTTTGGGCGCTAGCAAAGGTTTCTAGTGGAGATCAGATCAAGAAGTGGAAGGATGCACTAGAATGTATCTCCAATAAGATGGGTTTGTCCTTGAGAGACAAAAG CAGTTCCGAAGCTGATTTTATCAAGGGGATTGTTAAGGAAGTGGAAAGAGTTAGAACTGCCACTGTTCGCGGGGGTGCACAAAGTCATCATTGTATCAAGTTTATCCCGAATAAAAGGATAAAGATTTCCAAAAAATTTCCAGAAGATGAGGCGAAAAGTGTTGAAATTGCCCATATGAATTTCTCTAACGCAACAGGGGAAGAGGAGCCAAGTCAAGAAGTTCTGGTACTTAATCatgattttgttaaataa
- the LOC103847628 gene encoding protein PHLOEM PROTEIN 2-LIKE A5 isoform X3, producing MTISSPSNFGSVFLNYRGDQLRYGFVSHLIDAFERYGIMFFIDKHEQRGKDLTNLFVRMKESKIALVIFSSRYAESSWCMDELVNIKKRAEKGKLEVIPIFYKVRAKDVRAQAGKFGDKFWALAKVSSGDQIKKWKDALECISNKMGLSLRDKSSSEADFIKGIVKEVERVRTATVRGGAQSHHCIKFIPNKRIKISKKFPEDEAKSVEIAHMNFSNATGEEEPSQEVLVLNHDFVK from the exons ATGACGATCTCATCTCCCTCCAACTTTGGTAGTGTGTTCCTCAATTATCGAGGAGACCAGTTACGCTATGGGTTCGTCAGTCACCTTATAGACGCCTTTGAGAGATACGGGATCATGTTCTTTATAGATAAACACGAGCAAAGGGGCAAAGATTTGACAAACCTCTTTGTAAGGATGAAAGAGTCTAAGATCGCGCTGGTAATCTTCTCTAGCAG GTACGCAGAGTCCAGCTGGTGCATGGATGAGCTTGTGAATATAAAGAAACGTGCAGAGAAAGGAAAGCTCGAAGTTATTCCCATTTTTTACAAGGTTAGGGCAAAAGATGTGAGAGCACAAGCAGGCAAGTTTGGTGACAAATTTTGGGCGCTAGCAAAGGTTTCTAGTGGAGATCAGATCAAGAAGTGGAAGGATGCACTAGAATGTATCTCCAATAAGATGGGTTTGTCCTTGAGAGACAAAAG CAGTTCCGAAGCTGATTTTATCAAGGGGATTGTTAAGGAAGTGGAAAGAGTTAGAACTGCCACTGTTCGCGGGGGTGCACAAAGTCATCATTGTATCAAGTTTATCCCGAATAAAAGGATAAAGATTTCCAAAAAATTTCCAGAAGATGAGGCGAAAAGTGTTGAAATTGCCCATATGAATTTCTCTAACGCAACAGGGGAAGAGGAGCCAAGTCAAGAAGTTCTGGTACTTAATCatgattttgttaaataa
- the LOC103847628 gene encoding protein PHLOEM PROTEIN 2-LIKE A5 isoform X2 has protein sequence MIANTNLELPDVVGQICYVQGSDFTKETNRVVIRLFIDPVFLNYRGDQLRYGFVSHLIDAFERYGIMFFIDKHEQRGKDLTNLFVRMKESKIALVIFSSRYAESSWCMDELVNIKKRAEKGKLEVIPIFYKVRAKDVRAQAGKFGDKFWALAKVSSGDQIKKWKDALECISNKMGLSLRDKSSEADFIKGIVKEVERVRTATVRGGAQSHHCIKFIPNKRIKISKKFPEDEAKSVEIAHMNFSNATGEEEPSQEVLVLNHDFVK, from the exons ATGATTGCGAACACAAACCTAGAACTCCCGG ATGTGGTTGGACAAATCTGTTATGTCCAGGGCTCTGACTTCACCAAAGAAACAAATCGAGTCGTTATCCGTCTCTTCATTGATCC TGTGTTCCTCAATTATCGAGGAGACCAGTTACGCTATGGGTTCGTCAGTCACCTTATAGACGCCTTTGAGAGATACGGGATCATGTTCTTTATAGATAAACACGAGCAAAGGGGCAAAGATTTGACAAACCTCTTTGTAAGGATGAAAGAGTCTAAGATCGCGCTGGTAATCTTCTCTAGCAG GTACGCAGAGTCCAGCTGGTGCATGGATGAGCTTGTGAATATAAAGAAACGTGCAGAGAAAGGAAAGCTCGAAGTTATTCCCATTTTTTACAAGGTTAGGGCAAAAGATGTGAGAGCACAAGCAGGCAAGTTTGGTGACAAATTTTGGGCGCTAGCAAAGGTTTCTAGTGGAGATCAGATCAAGAAGTGGAAGGATGCACTAGAATGTATCTCCAATAAGATGGGTTTGTCCTTGAGAGACAAAAG TTCCGAAGCTGATTTTATCAAGGGGATTGTTAAGGAAGTGGAAAGAGTTAGAACTGCCACTGTTCGCGGGGGTGCACAAAGTCATCATTGTATCAAGTTTATCCCGAATAAAAGGATAAAGATTTCCAAAAAATTTCCAGAAGATGAGGCGAAAAGTGTTGAAATTGCCCATATGAATTTCTCTAACGCAACAGGGGAAGAGGAGCCAAGTCAAGAAGTTCTGGTACTTAATCatgattttgttaaataa
- the LOC108870315 gene encoding uncharacterized mitochondrial protein AtMg00810-like, whose protein sequence is MSDSAPMPTPLPIQLDKVPGGDKIFSDLTYFRSLAGKLQYLTLTKPDIQFAVNYVCQKMHSPTVTDFSNLKRILRYLKGTCRLGLNINAKTRFLLYGFSDSDWAGCKETRRSTGGLCTFLGSNIISWSAKRHPTVTVVDRSGVSNTVYHCN, encoded by the coding sequence ATGTCTGATAGTGCTCCTATGCCAACACCGCTGCCAATTCAGCTCGATAAAGTCCCTGGAGGAGATAAGATCTTCTCAGACCTGACCTACTTCCGCAGTCTAGCAGGCAAGCTCCAGTACCTGACCTTAACAAAACCAGACATCCAGTTTGCGGTCAATTACGTATGCCAGAAGATGCACTCTCCTACTGTCACCGATTTCTCCAATCTGAAGAGAATCCTTCGGTACTTAAAAGGAACATGCCGTCTTGGCTTGAACATCAACGCTAAGACAAGATTCCTTTTGTATGGCTTCAGTGACAGCGATTGGGCCGGCTGTAAAGAAACACGCCGCTCCACTGGTGGTCTCTGCACCTTCCTCGGTTCAAACATCATCTCTTGGTCTGCAAAACGGCATCCAACCGTCACGGTCGTCGACAGAAGCGGAGTTTCAAACACTGTCTATCACTGCAACTGA